One genomic segment of Gasterosteus aculeatus chromosome 6, fGasAcu3.hap1.1, whole genome shotgun sequence includes these proteins:
- the LOC120820496 gene encoding striatin isoform X5 codes for MDEQAGPGVFFNNNNNSVLPGGGKGPLPDGDAGEAARAQYSIPGILHFLQHEWARFEVERAQWDVERAELQAQIAFLQGERKGQENLKKDLVRRIKMLEYALKQERAKYHKLKYGTELNQGDMKPPSYESADEANENESTGSLNNQLSWKQGRQLLRQYLQEVGYTDTILDVKSQRVRALLGLAGDGGGKAGERTSAEPLVNGTDASTKALGTRGKAELSDSSAVLEAFKFIENAAADFSDEDDDEDSDGRDRSNVESRTILRKKPTSSSTPASMDTSEDPDTEEALKGFDFLSSPDEMDTSPESRGNGDGTDWGPNRSKLQDMLANLRDAEDLSHMQPPPPSAPQPRPNAARFTEHDGNRPDEVEALTFPPTSGKSFIMGTDEAMESELGLGELAGLTVANEADSLAYDIGNNKDAMRKTWNPKFTLRSHFDGIRALAFHPVEPVLVTASEDHTLKMWNLQKTAPAKKSTSLDVEPIYTFRAHRGAVLSVVMSSSGEQCFSGGVDGTIQCWNTPNPNIDPYDSYDPSMLRGALCGHTDSVWGLVYSSAHQRLLSCSGDGTVRLWDANTTSPALAVFNEDQKLGVPSSVDLVSSEPAHLVTSFTNGQIGLFNMETRQLVLSLESNLEPGTPCQINKVLSHPTLPITITAQEDRHIKFFDNTSGKLIHSMVAHLDAVTSLAVDPNGLYLMSGSHDCSIRLWNLDSKTCIQEFTAHRKKFEESIHDVAFHPSKCYIASAGADALAKVFV; via the exons gcccAGATCGCCttcctgcagggggagaggaAAGGCCAGGAGAACTTGAAGAAAGACCTCGTGAGGAGGATCAAAATGCTGGAATACGCCCTGAAGCAGGAGAG aGCAAAGTACCACAAGTTAAAATATGGGACCGAGCTGAATCAGGGCGACATGAAGCCTCCGAGCTACGAGTCCG cagacgAGGCCAACGAGAACGAGTCTACTGGATCGCTCAACAACCAGCTCTCCTGGAAACAAGGGCGCCAGCTCCTCAGACA GTACCTGCAGGAGGTGGGCTACACAGACACCATCTTAGATGTAAAGTCCCAGCGGGTCCGAGCACTGCTAGGACTAGCCGGGGACGGAGGCGGAAAGGCAGGAGAACGGACCAGTGCTGAGCCGCTGGTCAATGGGACAGACGCATCAACAAAGGCCTTGGGCACCAGAGG GAAAGCCGAGCTCTCTGACAGCAGCGCTGTGCTGGAAGCCTTCAAGTTCATTGAGAATGCAGCAGCTGATTTCAGCGACGAAGACGATGACGAGGACAGCGACGGGAGAGACCGGTCTAACGTGGAATCCAGAACG ATCCTGAGGAAGAAACCCACGTCTTCGTCAACGCCGGCCAGTATGGACACCAGTGAAGACCCCGACACGGAGGAGGCCCTGAAGGGCTTTGACTTCCTGTCCAGTCCTGACGAGATGGACACCTCGCCGGAGTCCAGGGGCAACGGGGACGGCACAGACTGGG GGCCGAACCGGTCCAAGCTGCAGGACATGCTGGCCAACTTGAGAGATGCCGAGGACTTGTCCCACatgcagccgccgccgccgtccgccCCCCAGCCCCGGCCCAACGCGGCCCGGTTCACCGAGCACGATGGGAACCGCCCGGACGAAG TTGAGGCGCTGACCTTCCCGCCCACCTCCGGGAAGTCGTTCATCATGGGCACAGACGAGGCCATGGAGAGCGAGCTGGGCCTCGGGGAGCTTGCTGGACTCACCGTTGCCAACGAGGCCGACAGTCTGGCGTACGAT ATTGGCAACAATAAGGATGCCATGAGAAAAACATGGAACCCAAAATTCACACTACGGAGCCATTTTGATGGCATTCGGGCTCTGGCCTTTCACCCTGTGGAGCCCGTCCTGGTCACCGCTTCAGAGGATCACACGCTCAAGATGTGGAACCTGCAAAAGACGGCGCCTGCCAAAAA gAGCACATCTTTAGATGTGGAACCGATCTACACTTTCCGGGCCCACAG AGGGGCCGTGCTGAGCGTGGTGATGAGCAGCTCCGGAGAGCAGTGTTTCAGCGGAGGGGTTGACGGGACGATACAGTGCTGGAACACGCCCAACCCCAACATCGACCCCTACGACTCCTACG ACCCGTCGATGCTGCGCGGAGCCCTGTGCGGACACACAGACTCGGTCTGGGGTTTGGTGTACAGCAGCGCGCACCAgcgcctcctctcctgctcgggAGACGGCACCGTGCGACTGTGGGACGCCAACACCACTTCGCCCGCCCTCGCAGTATTCAACGAAGACCAAA AGCTGGGAGTTCCCTCCTCGGTAGACCTGGTGAGCAGTGAACCAGCCCACCTGGTCACATCCTTCACTAACGGGCAGATTGGCCTCTTCAACATGGAGACTCGCCAGCTGGTCCTCAGCCTCGAGTCCAATTTGGAGCCGG GCACTCCGTGTCAGATCAATAAGGTCCTCAGCCACCCGACTCTTCCCATCACCATCACCGCACAGGAGGACCGACACATCAAGTTCTTCGACAACACCAGCGGGAAGCTGATTCACTCCATGGTGGCTCACCTGGATGCTGTCACGAGCTTGGCCGTAGACCCTAACGGACTTTATCTCATGTCAGGCA GTCACGACTGCTCAATCCGTCTGTGGAACCTGGATAGTAAAACCTGCATCCAGGAGTTCACGGCCCACAGAAAGAAGTTCGAGGAGTCGATCCACGACGTGGCGTTCCACCCGTCCAAATGCTACATCGCCAGCGCCGGGGCGGACGCTCTCGCCAAAGTGTTTGTATGA